Proteins encoded within one genomic window of Haematobia irritans isolate KBUSLIRL chromosome 5, ASM5000362v1, whole genome shotgun sequence:
- the LOC142239500 gene encoding putative gustatory receptor 36a → MHRLVRWSICIAYCYSQLLGVISFSYNVDTGYAHKKPFITIYCIIVNGITVSIVPYFVMNIKIKRRPPGHADLHQKLYIFMILLRLVSVILSIASNWMNRNDFIRNINRLQEYREAFQEKHSLMTRCCELSDQLDELAHFYSDLQNLGDHLNRMYYVQGVCVILVLYMNNVCMIYMGYMMAQHEQLWPQLSQAMALCLVPIVLFFYYLDAYLFIFLILRMVDAADRPGLLLKESQPWLATLDERLEKSLQSFSLQTSAFPWNRSLLYLFDITRPMVFATLSSTMSNAIVLMQYDYKYRKR, encoded by the exons ATGCATCGCCTTGTACGTTGGTCAATTTGCATAGCCTATTGCTATTCTCAATTACTTGGAGTTATATCCTTCTCATACAACGTCGACACAGGTTATGCTCACAAAAAGCCTTTCATAACCATATATTGCATAATCGTAAATGGTATCACGGTATCCATTGTGCCATATTTTGTGATGAACATCAAAATCAAGCGTCGACCACCTGGTCATGCTGATTTGCAtcagaaattatatatttttatgattttactaAGACTGGTCAGTGTTATACTGTCGATTGCTTCAAATTGGATGAATCGCAATGATTTCATAAGAAATATTAATCGTCTACAAGAATACCGGGAAGCTTTTCAGGAGAAACATT CTCTTATGACCAGATGTTGTGAACTTTCCGATCAATTGGATGAATTGGCTCATTTTTACAGTGATCTGCAGAATCTAGGTGATCATTTAAATCGCATGTATTATGTCCAAGGAGTTTGTGTAATTTTGGTATTGTACATGAATAATGTCTGTATGATTTATATGGGCTATATGATGGCCCAACATGAACAATTGTGGCCCCAACTATCACAGGCAATGGCTTTGTGTTTGGTACCCATAGTCCTATTCTTTTACTACCTCGATGCTTATCTTTTTATATTTCTGATATTGCGTATGGTGGATGCGGCAGATCGACCTGGTCTATTATTGAAAGAATCTCAACCATGGTTAGCCACATTAGATGAACGTTTGGAGAAAAGT ttaCAGAGCTTTTCCCTGCAAACATCAGCATTCCCTTGGAATCGTTCTTTATTATATCTCTTCGATATAACACGACCCATGGTTTTCGCTACTCTCAGCTCAACAATGTCCAATGCTATTGTCCTCATGCAATATGATTACAAATATAGGAAACGTTAA
- the Or10a gene encoding odorant receptor 10a — MSLHRTNNLKKFYFYVPKICLRLMGFWPGSSRTPTIFYLGLFNFLILLVGVITELHAGFSLLSSNLEKALDTLCPAGTSTVTVLKMILIAYYRDDLRYVLEKMHQMLFNGYRDDEKYLKTYEIAIRRYSAMAAYVNFTPSVAGFITCTAFNLKPLILAWVFWSQGKDIIWLTPFNMTMPYILQHGILYPLGYIFTAYTGYVTIFMFGGCDALYFEYCTHIATLLRMLQIDVKLLFKRYNEKLTLNTAESLYIEEQLKMIIERHNEIIDMTNFFRKRYAIITLAHFVSASLVIGASIFEMMTYSGFGQFIYLSYTVAALAQLAVYCYGGTLVAENSVYLSTVIFKCNWFVCNPKLRRMILLIMMRSQRALTMSVPFFNPAMSTFASILQASGSIIALASSFK, encoded by the exons ATGTCTCTGCACCGtacaaacaatttgaaaaagttttatttttatgtgccaaaaatatgtCTACGCCTAATGGGATTTTGGCCAGGATCTTCAAGAACTCCGACTATCTTTTATTTGGGTCTGTtcaattttctaattttactCGTTGGTGTGATAACAGAATTACATGCTGGTTTCTCGCTATTATCTTCGAATTTGGAAAAAGCTTTGGATACCCTATGTCCAGCCGGTACCTCAACAGTAACAGTgttaaaaatgattttaataGCATATTACCGCGATGATTTGAGATATGTGTTGGAGAAAATGCATCAAATGCTTTTCAATGGTTATAGAGATGATGAGAAATATCTCAAAACCTATGAAATTGCAATACGGCGATACTCTGCAATGGCGGCTTATGTCAATTTTACACCATCTGTGGCAGGATTTATTACATGTACAGCATTTAATTTGAAACCTTTGATATTGGCTTGGGTATTTTGGTCACAGGGCAAGGACATCATATGGTTGACACCCTTCAATATGAC CATGCCTTATATATTACAACATGGCATACTCTATCCTCTGGGTTATATCTTCACTGCCTATACAGGCTATGTAACCATATTCATGTTTGGAGGCTGTGATGCTTTATACTTTGAATATTGTACTCATATAGCAACGCTCCTTAGAATGCTACAAATCGACGTGAAATTACTTTTTAAAAGATATAATGAGAAATTAACCTTAAACACAGCGGAATCTTTATATATCGAAGAGCAATTGAAGATGATAATAGAACGTCACAATGAAATTATTGATATGACAAATTTCTTTCGTAAACGCTATGCCATAATTACATTGGCCCATTTTGTATCGGCAAGTTTGGTTATAGGGGCAAGTATTTTTGAAATGATGACG TATTCTGGATTtggtcaatttatttatttgagttATACAGTGGCTGCACTTGCTCAATTAGCTGTTTATTGCTATGGCGGAACTTTGGTTGCTGAAAAT AGCGTATATTTATCAACTGTCATTTTCAAATGTAATTGGTTTGTATGTAATCCCAAATTACGACGTATGATCCTTTTAATTATGATGCGTTCTCAAAGAGCCCTAACAATGTCAGTTCCCTTCTTTAACCCAGCAATGAGCACATTTGCTTCG aTTCTGCAAGCCTCAGGATCGATTATAGCTTTGGCATCGTCGTTCAAGTGA